In one window of Brassica rapa cultivar Chiifu-401-42 chromosome A07, CAAS_Brap_v3.01, whole genome shotgun sequence DNA:
- the LOC108870510 gene encoding CRS2-associated factor 1, chloroplastic produces the protein MSLKLNTPFPIFAPSLFPNPNPRAPSEIRFSRWGNANAERFEQRRRTQEELEAEIRRDRRFDAATSIVHTQDSAAAATEPKTSPFRSRGTPSQPSARSIPGRRSKYSKPDYGPTRPKNKPKVPDSPPQLGAKPEVKLSEDGLSYVIDGAPFEFKYSYTETPKVKPLKLREAPYAPFGPTTMGRPWTGRAPLPQSQKPPREFDSFSLPPAGKKGVKPVQKPGPFRPGVGPRYVYTKEEILGEPLTKEEIRELVTSCLKTTRQLNMGRDGLTHNMLNNIHDLWKRRRVCKIKCKGVCTVDMDNVCEQLEEKIGGKVIYRRGGVIFLFRGRNYNHRTRPRFPLMLWKPAAPVYPRLIQQVPEGLTLKEATAMRRKGRELMPICKLGKNGVYCDLVKNVREAFEVCELVRIDCQGIKGSDFRKIGAKLKDLVPCVLISFENEQILIWRGREWKSSLTVPDKKDDILRDIDVDTVSEEDEASESLNHTQTVNQNSSSGPMEFQHDPDGDELCSSTGDISALEGAGSTLHASSTEDVTTDDSLEDHQEPEQESETSEEINRQSVERVLNMMKQAVESGAALVLDAADLDPDTVFARAVAFSSVATPGPVFQRGLRKQPAVKKEEKREFGYKNIEAKTSSAVVPGRKEVAATVERYDKREKEGVELKMEELDEDYREVIPHGTLKVDELAKLLA, from the exons ATGTCGTTGAAACTCAACACCCCTTTCCCAATTTTCGCGCCATCTCTGTTCCCAAACCCGAACCCAAGAGCACCCAGCGAGATCCGATTCTCCAGATGGGGCAACGCCAACGCCGAGCGGTTCGAGCAGCGTCGCCGGACCCAAGAGGAGCTCGAAGCAGAAATCCGCCGCGACCGCCGCTTCGACGCCGCCACTTCGATCGTCCACACGCAAGACTCCGCCGCCGCAGCCACCGAGCCCAAAACCTCGCCTTTCAGGTCCAGAGGCACTCCTTCGCAGCCATCCGCTCGATCAATCCCGGGCCGGAGATCCAAATACTCCAAGCCCGATTACGGGCCCACCAGGCCCAAGAACAAGCCCAAAGTCCCCGACTCGCCCCCGCAGCTAGGCGCGAAGCCTGAGGTTAAGCTGAGCGAAGACGGGCTCTCTTACGTCATCGACGGAGCTCCGTTCGAGTTCAAGTACAGCTACACGGAGACGCCAAAGGTCAAGCCTTTGAAGCTTCGCGAGGCTCCCTACGCGCCTTTTGGCCCCACGACGATGGGGAGGCCGTGGACTGGCCGCGCTCCGCTTCCTCAGTCGCAGAAGCCGCCTAGGGAGTTCGATTCGTTTAGCTTGCCGCCGGCGGGGAAGAAGGGGGTGAAGCCGGTTCAGAAACCGGGTCCTTTTCGACCCGGGGTGGGGCCTAGGTATGTTTACACCAAGGAGGAGATTTTGGGAGAGCCTTTGACCAAGGAAGAGATCAGAGAGCTTGTTACTTCTTGCTTGAAGACTACAAGGCAATTGAATATGG GCAGAGATGGCTTGACACATAACATGTTGAACAACATACATGACTTATGGAAGCGGAGAAGGGTTTGTAAGATTAAATGCAAGGGAGTTTGTACAGTTGACATGGATAATGTCTGCGAGCAATTAGAG GAGAAAATTGGAGGGAAGGTGATATACAGAAGAGGAGGTGTGATTTTCCTATTTCGTGGCAGAAACTATAACCACAGGACAAGACCGCGCTTCCCTCTTATGTTGTGGAAGCCTGCAGCACCAGTTTATCCGAGGCTGATTCAACAAGTTCCTGAGGGTCTAACTCTTAAGGAAGCTACGGCGATGCGGAGGAAAGGACGAGAGCTCATGCCCATTTGCAAGCTAG GGAAGAATGGTGTGTATTGTGACCTTGTGAAAAATGTGAGAGAAGCATTTGAAGTTTGTGAACTGGTTCGGATCGATTGTCAAGGGATAAAAGGCAGTGATTTTAGGAAAATCGGTGCCAAGCTCAAG GATCTTGTTCCATGCGTGCTTATATCTTTTGAAAACGAGCAGATTCTTATCTGGAGAGGACGAGAATGGAAATCCTCTCTCACAGTTCCAGATAAAAAGGATGATATCCTCAGAGATATCGATGTTGATACTGTCTCTGAAGAGGACGAAGCATCGGAGTCACTTAATCATACTCAAACTGTGAACCAGAACTCTTCTTCTGGTCCTATGGAATTTCAACACGATCCAGATGGTGATGAGTTATGCTCTTCAACTGGAGATATCTCGGCATTGGAAGGCGCAGGCAGTACTTTACATGCCTCATCTACAGAAGATGTTACTACAGATGACTCTCTTGAGGATCATCAAGAACCTGAACAGGAGTCAGAAACATCGGAAGAGATCAACAGACAAAGCGTAGAGAGAGTTTTAAATATGATGAAACAAGCTGTAGAGAGCGGGGCTGCGTTGGTGTTAGACGCTGCTGATCTTGATCCAGACACAGTCTTTGCAAGAGCTGTGGCCTTTTCGAGTGTAGCTACACCGGGACCTGTTTTCCAGCGTGGCTTGAGGAAACAACCAGCGGTTAAGAAAGAGGAAAAACGAGAATTCGGATACAAAAACATCGAGGCAAAGACAAGTAGTGCTGTGGTTCCCGGGAGAAAAGAGGTTGCAGCGACGGTGGAGAGATATGACAAGAGGGAGAAGGAAGGAGTTGAGTTGAAAATGGAAGAGCTTGATGAAGATTACAGAGAAGTGATACCTCATGGAACACTGAAAGTAGATGAACTAGCTAAACTACTTGCGTAA
- the LOC103828262 gene encoding protein unc-13 homolog has translation MEESLPSPFGDPAPNLSDSELRETAYEILVAACRTTGSRPLTFIPQSPKSDRSNGVSLSPSPSLHRSLTSTAASRVKKALGMKKRSGGGGDVREGESSGQPDRIKKSVTVGELVRVQMRISEQIDSRIRRALLRIASGQLGRRVETMVLPLELLQQLKATDFPDHDEYISWQRRNLKLLEAGLILHPHVPLSKSDKSVQQLKQMIRSGLERPLDTGKITGESQNLRSVVMSLATRSNNDGIGPDTCHWADGFPLNLRIYQMLLESCFDVNDELSVVEEVDEVLELIKKTWPVLGMNQMVHNVCFLWVLFNRYVATGQVENDLLVAAHNLLLEVENDAKETNDPAYSKISNSVLSLILDWAEKRLLAYHDTFNIDNVETLETTVSLGISVAKVLGEDASSEYRRKKKNVDSGRDRVDTYIRSSLRMAFSQTKKMVEHSKRSKSRQSSTSNLPALATLAEDIGHLAFNEKAIFSPILKNWHPLAAGVAAATLHSCYGTELKKFVSGITELTPDAIRVLTAADKLEKDLVQIAVQDAVDSDDGGKSVIREMPPFEAEVVIGNLVKSWIKTRVDRLKEWIDRNLQQEAWNPKLNKLGIAPSSVDVLRMVDETLEAFFLLPILLHTVLLPELTSGLDKCMQHYVSKAKSSCGSRNTFLPALPALTRCSVGSRLHGVFKKKEKPMAASNRRKSQLGTSNDSAEILQFCCRINTLHYIRTEIESSGRKTLNRLPESDIAAFDGKAKIFEQSIGYCSKGVQQLSEATAYKIVFHDLSNVLWDGLYVGEVSSSRVESFLQELERCLEIISSSVHDRVRTRVISDIMRASFDGFLLVLLAGGPSRCFTVQDSDAVDEDFKFLCDLFWSNGDGLPLDLIEKVSTTVKSILPLLRTDTESLIERFKAVCLENHGSDRGKLPLPPTSGPWSPTEANTLLRVLCYRYDESATKFLKRTYNLPRKLT, from the exons ATGGAGGAATCTCTACCTTCTCCTTTCGGCGATCCAGCCCCGAACTTATCCGATTCGGAGCTCCGAGAAACCGCTTACGAGATCCTAGTCGCTGCTTGCCGCACCACCGGAAGTCGCCCCCTCACTTTCATCCCTCAATCTCCCAAGTCCGATCGGAGCAACGGCGTATCGCTATCGCCGTCTCCGTCTCTTCACAGATCTCTGACGTCGACGGCGGCCAGCAGAGTAAAAAAGGCGTTAGGGATGAAGAAACGAAGCGGCGGCGGAGGAGACGTCAGAGAAGGAGAATCGTCGGGTCAACCCGATCGGATCAAGAAATCGGTAACGGTGGGTGAGTTAGTCCGTGTTCAGATGCGAATCTCCGAGCAGATCGATTCACGGATCCGTAGAGCTCTTCTAAGGATCGCTTCTGGTCAG CTTGGGAGGCGTGTGGAGACTATGGTTCTACCTCTTGAGCTTCTTCAACAGCTCAAAGCCACAGACTTTCCTGATCACGACGAGTACATATCATGGCAGAGAAGAAACTTGAAGCTTCTAGAAGCCGGTTTGATCTTACATCCTCATGTTCCTTTGAGTAAGTCTGATAAATCTGTTCAACAGCTTAAGCAGATGATCCGGTCCGGTCTCGAGAGGCCGTTGGACACCGGGAAGATCACCGGAGAGTCGCAGAATCTCAGGAGTGTTGTAATGTCTCTCGCTACTCGTTCCAACAACGACGGGATTGGTCCTGACACTTGTCATTGGGCTGATGGGTTTCCTTTGAATCTTAGAATCTATCAGATGCTTCTAGAGTCTTGTTTTGATGTTAATGACGAGTTATCTGTTGTTGAAGAGGTGGATGAAGTTTTGGAGCTTATAAAGAAAACATGGCCTGTCTTGGGTATGAACCAGATGGTTCACAACGTTTGTTTCCTCTGGGTGTTGTTTAACCGGTATGTTGCAACTGGTCAAGTGGAGAATGACTTGCTTGTAGCTGCTCATAACTTGCTACTTGAAGTTGAGAACGACGCAAAGGAGACCAATGATCCTGCCTATTCCAAGATCTCGAACTCTGTCTTGAGTTTGATCCTGGATTGGGCTGAGAAGAGGCTTCTTGCTTACCATGATACTTTCAACATTGATAACGTCGAGACTCTTGAAACGACGGTTTCTCTGGGGATCTCAGTAGCTAAAGTACTAGGTGAAGATGCTTCTAGCGAGTatagaaggaaaaaaaagaatgttGATTCAGGCCGTGATCGAGTCGATACCTATATCAGATCTTCCTTGCGTATGGCCTTTTCGCAG ACAAAGAAGATGGTGGAACATAGCAAGCGGTCAAAATCTCGTCAGAGCAGCACGAGCAATCTTCCTGCCCTTGCCACTCTTGCAGAGGATATTGGTCACTTAGCATTCAACGAGAAGGCGATATTTAGTCCAATCCTAAAGAACTGGCATCCTCTTGCAGCTGGCGTGGCTGCAGCTACACTTCATTCGTGCTATGGAACTGAGTTGAAGAAGTTTGTTTCTGGTATCACCGAGTTGACGCCTGATGCAATAAGAGTACTCACCGCTGCAGATAAGCTAGAGAAGGATCTGGTGCAGATTGCAGTTCAAGATGCAGTAGATAGTGACGATGGGGGTAAGTCGGTTATAAGAGAGATGCCTCCTTTTGAAGCGGAAGTTGTTATAGGAAATCTTGTGAAATCATGGATCAAAACCAGAGTTGATAGACTGAAGGAGTGGATTGATCGGAATCTCCAGCAAGAG GCATGGAATCCGAAACTGAATAAACTTGGCATTGCTCCTTCTTCCGTGGATGTACTGAGGATGGTAGATGAGACCTTGGAAGCGTTTTTCTTGTTGCCTATACTTTTGCATACAGTTTTACTTCCCGAGCTGACCTCGGGCCTCGACAAGTGTATGCAGCATTATGTATCAAAGGCCAAATCTTCCTGCG GCTCGAGGAACACGTTTCTACCCGCTTTGCCCGCCTTAACAAGATGCAGCGTCGGTTCGAGACTACACGGTGTCttcaagaagaaggagaagccaATGGCGGCTTCTAACCGGAGAAAATCACAGCTGGGGACGAGTAATGACTCAGCTGAGATACTCCAGTTCTGTTGCAGAATCAACACACTGCATTACATCAGGACCGAGATCGAATCATCCGGAAGAAAAACATTAAACCGTCTCCCGGAATCCGACATAGCTGCCTTTGATGGCAAAGCTAAAATCTTTGAACAGTCAATCGGTTACTGCTCGAAAGGAGTACAGCAACTCTCCGAAGCAACTGCTTACAAGATCGTCTTCCACGATCTAAGCAACGTTCTCTGGGACGGTCTGTACGTAGGAGAAGTATCTTCCTCGAGGGTCGAATCCTTTCTTCAAGAACTCGAACGTTGCCTTGAGATTATTTCATCATCCGTTCACGATAGAGTCCGAACCAGAGTCATTTCAGATATCATGAGAGCTTCTTTCGACGGGTTCTTATTAGTCCTCCTCGCGGGTGGACCATCACGTTGCTTCACGGTTCAAGACTCCGATGCGGTAGACGAGGATTTCAAGTTTCTATGCGATCTTTTCTGGTCGAACGGAGACGGGTTGCCTTTGGATTTGATCGAGAAGGTTTCCACGACGGTCAAGAGTATACTTCCGCTGCTACGTACGGATACAGAGTCTCTGATTGAACGGTTTAAAGCGGTGTGTCTCGAGAATCACGGTTCGGACAGAGGGAAGCTTCCGTTGCCGCCGACTTCTGGACCGTGGAGTCCGACAGAAGCAAACACGCTGTTGAGGGTTTTGTGTTACCGTTATGATGAGTCTGCGACTAAGTTTCTGAAGAGAACGTATAACTTGCCGAGGAAGCTAACTTGA